In Malus sylvestris chromosome 15, drMalSylv7.2, whole genome shotgun sequence, a single genomic region encodes these proteins:
- the LOC126604169 gene encoding putative F-box protein At5g66830, whose translation MGRLLMDEDNIYANGPGLYPEAVWVFLVMIPLIFKKGPLRVILTYYRISRMRLLLTQASIARKLRMMDSIVRRMVRFNYRNKYCHSKFKQVCSGSPWSNQLPKDIMQLILQRLCVTDYRRCAAVCQSWREIIKSNVQSPRLEVPWLMLCSHPFSNRDHSVLSPSDWKAHKFLRPSPDPIFYCTMNRMDCVGSIEGWLIMMDSALRRSEGFMKPRSLYLLNPENPRFKIDFFFFNPISGDRVMLPSSKSTLPCHCSNGPGFTILKLDASSVPTRRGSREPSFVASLCKGGHIAFCRLTDKSWTSIDDLRVNFFQDIVIMGGKLYATTSHASQFVKVFDIFHDASVNGGPPSSPSYSVANLLTLDPYPLPSYPLPSIDVTTWCGITSRIVHHYNGRDFIYLAKDYASMELFMIFRKVDFGFPTFSLCASFMIDVMGANYHPPPTTKGFRVFKLERDSINGGSRWVQVFDLGDRILFLSTASHKVLSTNYNDLSYYPHGEKLERNCIYFAFDYPYSASPSSGRDFGVFSLSNNSIRHFNFPDNYSGALLHTRTVWFTPNRC comes from the exons ATGGGGCGCCTACTGATGGACGAAGACAACATCTATGCAAACGG GCCCGGTTTGTACCCTGAAGCAGTATGGGTGTTCTTGGTGATGATACCATTAATATTCAAAAAGGGACCTCTTCGAGTTATATTGACATATTACCGCATATCAAGAATGCGTTTGTTGCTCACTCAAGCTTCTATTGCCCGCAAGCTCAGAATGATGGACTCCATAGTAAGAAGAATGGTCAGATTTAACTACAGAAACAAGTATTGTCACTCCAAATTCAAGCAGGTCTGCAGCGGTAGCCCCTGGTCCAATCAACTTCCGAAAGATATTATGCAATTGATTCTGCAACGACTATGTGTAACAGATTACCGTCGATGTGCTGCAGTATGCCAATCTTGGCGAGAAATTATTAAGAGCAATGTTCAGTCACCTCGGCTTGAAGTTCCATGGCTTATGCTATGTTCTCATCCCTTTTCTAACAGAGATCATTCCGTCTTAAGTCCAAGTGATTGGAAAGCTCATAAATTTCTACGACCATCGCCAGATCCCATATTTTATTGTACAATGAATAGAATGGATTGCGTTGGGTCGATTGAAGGATGGCTGATCATGATGGACAGTGCTTTGCGGCGTTCGGAGGGTTTTATGAAGCCCAGGTCATTATACTTATTGAATCCTGAGAACCCTAGGTTTAAAAttgacttcttcttcttcaatccaATATCTGGTGACCGAGTGATGTTACCGTCGTCCAAATCCACCCTTCCATGCCACTGCAGTAATGGGCCTGGATTTACCATTCTGAAATTAGACGCCTCTTCAGTACCAACAAGAAGGGGGAGCCGGGAGCCCTCTTTTGTGGCAAGTCTCTGCAAAGGCGGTCATATAGCTTTTTGTAGGCTAACCGATAAATCATGGACCTCCATTGATGATCTGCGGGTTAACTTTTTTCAAGATATAGTCATAATGGGCGGGAAATTATATGCCACAACAAGCCATGCATCCCAGTTTGTGAAGGTATTTGACATATTCCACGATGCCAGTGTCAATGGCGGCCCTCCTAGCTCTCCTAGCTATAGCGTTGCTAACTTGCTTACCCTTGATCCCTACCCACTTCCGTCCTACCCACTTCCGTCTATTGATGTTACGACATGGTGTGGAATTACATCACGAATAGTACATCATTACAATGGCCGTGATTTCATTTACCTAGCAAAAGATTATGCATCTATGGAGCTGTTTATGATTTTTCGTAAGGTAGATTTTGGCTTTCCAACATTTTCTCTATGCGCCAGTTTTATGATTGATGTCATGGGTGCTAATTACCACCCTCCACCCACGACTAAAGGATTTCGAGTGTTCAAACTGGAGCGCGATAGTATCAATGGAGGTTCACGATGGGTACAGGTTTTTGATCTTGGTGATCGGATATTGTTTTTGAGCACGGCTAGCCACAAAGTTCTCTCTACCAACTATAATGATCTCAGTTATTATCCCCATGGTGAGAAGCTTGAAAGAAACTGCATCTATTTTGCTTTTGACTATCCTTATTCTGCATCACCGTCAAGCGGACGCGATTTTGGTGTGTTTTCCTTGTCAAACAATAGTATTAGACATTTCAATTTTCCCGACAATTATTCCGGTGCCCTATTACATACTAGAACTGTATGGTTCACCCCAAATCGTTGTTAG